The following proteins are co-located in the Spinactinospora alkalitolerans genome:
- a CDS encoding ArsR/SmtB family transcription factor → MRCPSTAGVAEEPVYAQLARIGKALSRPVRLRLLDQKEYTVEQLAEEAGIPLKNTSAQSQQRLRGTNLVTGRKEGTRVHHRTADPGVSEFLGRLQDFAEDRLADLRDAVAARLGDPAVMRPMKAAELRERFGDPGLVVIDVRPAEDYAAGHVPDAASVPMEELHERPAGLPRDAEIVAYCQGPYCVVSPEAVRLLREHGYRARPLDGGFTRWNRA, encoded by the coding sequence GTGAGGTGCCCATCGACGGCCGGGGTCGCTGAGGAGCCGGTCTACGCCCAGCTCGCGCGGATCGGCAAGGCGCTGTCCCGCCCGGTGCGGCTGCGCCTGCTCGACCAGAAGGAGTACACCGTCGAGCAGTTGGCCGAGGAGGCCGGGATCCCGCTGAAGAACACCTCGGCGCAGTCGCAGCAGCGGCTGCGCGGCACGAACCTGGTGACCGGCCGGAAGGAGGGGACGCGGGTCCACCACCGGACCGCCGACCCCGGGGTGTCGGAGTTCCTCGGCCGGCTCCAGGACTTCGCCGAGGACCGGCTGGCCGACCTGCGCGACGCGGTGGCGGCCCGCCTCGGCGACCCCGCGGTCATGCGCCCGATGAAGGCGGCGGAGCTGCGGGAGCGGTTCGGCGACCCCGGCCTCGTGGTCATCGACGTGCGCCCGGCGGAGGACTACGCGGCGGGCCACGTGCCCGACGCGGCGTCGGTCCCGATGGAGGAGCTGCACGAGAGGCCGGCCGGGCTGCCGCGGGACGCCGAGATCGTCGCCTACTGCCAGGGGCCCTACTGCGTGGTCTCCCCCGAGGCCGTGCGGCTGCTGCGCGAGCACGGCTACCGGGCGCGGCCGCTGGACGGGGGCTTCACC
- a CDS encoding VWA domain-containing protein, protein MHVSALLDFDVVPVDSADAVTALLGVTAPEKPTAKRPPATLQIVLDRSGSMGRGRLAGAVRALLELVDRLDPTDDFGLVSFDHQARVEVPAGPLTDKAEVKRRIRALQPGGATDLSSGLLRGIQEARRASGDRGATLLLISDGHANRGITDHRRLAECARSAHGHGVATGTLGYGLGYDEELLGAVSDGGTGSALFAEEPDTAGELIAGEVDHLLDKTAQAASLRAAPVGAARSVSVVGELPSARLDDGSVMVELGDLHSGEQRRLLLRVDVPGTAALGAAQVASVEVTYVDPASLTTYTVSLPVSVNVVPGDDAAGRIPDPTVRTELAYQEAQTAKREAAASLQSGDREAAAAKLESARRRLAEGRPSAPAGMRDDVDAQLDELGELARRARRDDAKRVSKAAYSSQYQASRKRGRAQQGPEVRPPQAPGGDDPGRRR, encoded by the coding sequence GTGCACGTATCGGCCCTGCTCGACTTCGACGTCGTCCCGGTGGACTCCGCCGATGCGGTGACCGCCCTGCTCGGCGTCACCGCCCCGGAGAAGCCGACCGCGAAGCGCCCGCCCGCGACGCTGCAGATCGTTCTGGACCGCAGCGGCTCCATGGGGCGGGGACGCCTGGCCGGCGCGGTCCGCGCCCTGCTGGAGCTGGTGGACCGGCTCGACCCGACCGACGACTTCGGCCTGGTCAGCTTCGACCACCAGGCCCGGGTCGAGGTCCCGGCCGGGCCCCTGACGGACAAGGCCGAGGTCAAGCGGCGCATCCGCGCTCTGCAACCCGGCGGCGCCACCGACCTGTCGAGCGGACTGCTGCGCGGAATCCAGGAGGCCCGGCGCGCCTCCGGTGATCGGGGGGCCACGCTGCTGCTGATATCGGACGGGCACGCCAACCGGGGCATCACCGACCACCGGCGGCTGGCGGAGTGCGCGCGCTCGGCGCACGGGCACGGGGTGGCGACCGGCACCCTCGGCTACGGCCTGGGCTACGACGAGGAGCTGCTGGGCGCGGTCTCCGACGGCGGCACCGGCAGCGCGCTGTTCGCCGAGGAGCCCGACACCGCCGGGGAGCTCATCGCCGGCGAGGTCGACCACCTGCTCGACAAGACCGCCCAGGCCGCGTCGCTGCGGGCAGCACCCGTCGGAGCGGCGCGGTCGGTGTCGGTGGTCGGCGAACTCCCCTCGGCCCGGCTGGACGACGGGTCGGTCATGGTGGAGCTCGGCGACCTCCACTCCGGTGAGCAGCGGCGGCTGCTGCTGCGCGTCGACGTCCCCGGCACGGCGGCGCTCGGTGCGGCGCAGGTGGCATCGGTCGAGGTCACCTACGTCGATCCGGCGTCGCTGACGACGTACACGGTCTCGCTGCCGGTCTCGGTCAACGTGGTTCCCGGTGACGACGCGGCGGGCCGGATCCCCGACCCGACGGTGCGCACCGAACTCGCCTACCAGGAGGCGCAGACCGCCAAGCGCGAGGCGGCCGCCTCGCTGCAGAGCGGGGACAGGGAGGCGGCCGCGGCGAAGCTGGAGTCCGCGCGCCGCAGGCTCGCCGAAGGGCGGCCGAGCGCCCCCGCGGGCATGCGCGACGACGTCGACGCCCAGCTCGACGAGCTCGGTGAACTCGCCCGCCGGGCCCGGCGCGACGACGCCAAGCGCGTCTCCAAGGCCGCCTACTCCAGCCAGTACCAGGCCAGCCGCAAGCGCGGCCGCGCGCAGCAGGGCCCCGAAGTCCGCCCGCCTCAGGCCCCGGGCGGGGACGACCCCGGTCGGCGGCGCTGA
- a CDS encoding LacI family DNA-binding transcriptional regulator: protein MATIKDVARAAGVAPSTVSYVLSGSRKISAETRVAVQAAIEELGYHPNAGARSLRSTRTNVIALALPLPSRGYLPVGGRFTYGLGEAAGEHGYDLLLITAAGGGSRGPGLERVARSRLADAAVLMGVEMEDPRIGAMRALGFPVAVLGRPADESAAPWADLDWEEAAAASVRTLHDAGHRRICYLATVEDDIRSRRSYSVRGIDGADRIAAELGAQIPVCPSSGDPEELRRRLDALFDAERPPTALAVQHPAAIPGILRHLAGRGLQVPRDVSLVAIGNFPEDLGGLDVTRIELPVQEMSAAVTRLAVAAIEGAGDPGPAARSSAGHVLIPPRITRGGTVAPAP from the coding sequence GTGGCCACGATCAAGGACGTCGCCCGTGCGGCGGGGGTGGCGCCGAGCACGGTCTCCTACGTGCTCAGCGGTTCGAGGAAGATCTCCGCCGAGACCCGCGTCGCGGTGCAGGCCGCGATCGAGGAGCTGGGCTACCACCCCAACGCCGGGGCGCGGTCGCTGCGCAGCACCCGCACCAACGTCATCGCCCTCGCGCTGCCCCTGCCCTCGCGCGGCTACCTGCCGGTCGGCGGGCGCTTCACGTACGGCCTCGGTGAGGCCGCCGGCGAGCACGGCTACGACCTCCTGCTGATCACGGCGGCCGGAGGAGGGTCAAGGGGGCCCGGCCTGGAGAGGGTCGCCCGCAGCAGGCTCGCCGACGCGGCCGTGCTCATGGGCGTCGAGATGGAGGACCCCCGGATCGGCGCCATGCGCGCCCTCGGCTTCCCTGTGGCGGTCCTCGGCCGCCCCGCTGACGAGTCCGCCGCCCCGTGGGCCGACCTCGACTGGGAGGAGGCCGCAGCGGCGTCGGTGCGGACGCTGCACGACGCCGGCCACCGCCGCATCTGCTACCTCGCGACGGTCGAGGACGACATCCGCAGCCGCCGCAGCTACTCGGTGCGCGGCATCGACGGCGCCGACCGGATCGCCGCCGAACTCGGCGCGCAGATCCCGGTGTGCCCCTCCAGCGGCGACCCCGAGGAGCTGCGCCGCCGCCTGGACGCCCTGTTCGACGCCGAGCGGCCGCCGACCGCGCTCGCCGTCCAGCACCCCGCGGCGATCCCGGGCATCCTGCGCCACCTGGCCGGGCGGGGGCTGCAGGTCCCCAGGGACGTCTCGCTCGTGGCCATCGGCAACTTCCCCGAAGACCTCGGCGGGCTCGATGTCACCCGCATCGAACTCCCCGTCCAGGAGATGTCGGCCGCCGTGACCCGGCTGGCCGTGGCGGCGATCGAGGGGGCCGGCGACCCCGGTCCCGCCGCCCGCTCCTCTGCCGGACACGTGCTGATCCCGCCCCGGATCACCCGGGGCGGCACCGTGGCGCCCGCGCCCTGA
- a CDS encoding ABC transporter substrate-binding protein gives MRDRPLRPPPAAPVIAAAAALVLIGAGCAAEPDPDVYTVMNSNTDEPYATWDQEAMDRCGDEIGVRVQQISVPADQLVPKALRMASSRSLPDVLTIDGSDLPQFAAAGGLVPLEELGLSTETLSEGAVSFGSYEGTYYGAARAVNSLGLFYNEEMLAEAGVEPPETWEELGTAAAGLTEGDRYGLAISALATEDGVYQFLPWLWSNGGDERELDSPEAVEALEYVTSLIDGGSASRSAVNWTQADVNDQFIAGNTAMMINGPWQMPVLKEHPELDWAVVEIPVPEAGGTPVAPIGGVTFTVPVNRDHPEREEVAARIVACMTTPEAQLDWSTKGSNVPVDPGAAEEYREAVPRLAAFADQVQTARSRTEYVGTDWNIYSQAIGTALQAALTGEAAPEDALARAQSQVEAELRSRT, from the coding sequence ATGAGAGACCGCCCCCTCCGCCCGCCGCCGGCCGCGCCCGTCATCGCGGCCGCCGCGGCGCTCGTGCTCATCGGCGCGGGCTGCGCCGCCGAACCCGACCCCGACGTCTACACGGTCATGAACTCCAACACCGACGAGCCCTACGCCACCTGGGACCAGGAGGCCATGGACCGCTGCGGCGACGAGATCGGCGTGCGCGTGCAGCAGATCAGCGTCCCGGCCGACCAGCTCGTCCCCAAGGCGCTGCGCATGGCCTCGTCGAGGTCCCTGCCCGACGTCCTCACCATCGACGGCTCGGACCTGCCCCAGTTCGCCGCTGCCGGGGGGCTGGTCCCCCTGGAAGAACTCGGCCTGTCGACGGAGACGCTGTCCGAGGGCGCGGTCTCCTTCGGCAGCTACGAGGGCACCTACTACGGGGCCGCCCGCGCGGTGAACTCGCTGGGGCTCTTCTACAACGAGGAGATGCTGGCGGAGGCGGGCGTCGAACCGCCGGAGACCTGGGAGGAGCTCGGCACGGCGGCGGCCGGGCTCACCGAGGGCGACCGCTACGGCCTCGCGATCAGCGCCCTGGCCACCGAGGACGGGGTCTACCAGTTCCTGCCGTGGCTGTGGTCCAACGGCGGCGACGAGCGGGAGCTCGACTCGCCCGAGGCGGTCGAGGCGCTGGAGTACGTCACGTCGCTGATCGACGGGGGCTCGGCGTCGCGGTCGGCCGTGAACTGGACCCAGGCCGACGTCAACGACCAGTTCATCGCGGGCAACACCGCCATGATGATCAACGGCCCGTGGCAGATGCCGGTACTCAAGGAGCACCCCGAGCTGGACTGGGCCGTGGTGGAGATCCCCGTGCCCGAGGCCGGCGGCACCCCGGTGGCCCCCATCGGCGGGGTGACCTTCACGGTCCCGGTCAACCGCGACCACCCGGAGCGGGAGGAGGTCGCGGCGCGGATCGTCGCCTGTATGACCACCCCCGAGGCGCAACTGGACTGGTCCACCAAGGGCAGCAACGTCCCCGTCGACCCGGGCGCGGCCGAGGAGTACCGCGAGGCGGTGCCCCGACTCGCGGCCTTCGCCGACCAGGTGCAGACCGCGCGCAGCCGGACCGAGTACGTCGGCACCGACTGGAACATCTACTCGCAGGCCATCGGCACCGCGCTGCAGGCGGCGCTGACCGGCGAGGCCGCTCCCGAGGACGCCCTCGCCCGCGCGCAGTCCCAGGTCGAGGCGGAGCTGAGGAGCCGGACATGA